The sequence AAGCAGAACAGGTCTTTATGAACACATGGTTTAAggtaaaggcaaaaaaaatgagaggaaggGAATAAaacctcttttccttccagacTTGTACCGTGCCTGGGCCTGAAGGATCTCCCATGATATAGATGGTAATTCAAAGCAACTGCCAAGGACCCTGGCAAAGGAGGATGAAAAGAGCCCAGAGGATCTGGGGATGTGGAGAAAAGGGTTGAAAAACCACAGGTTGCTGCAGAGTGTGAGAAGGTAAAGCTGTGCCGAGCATTTGCGTGCCCAGAGAAGACTGCTCGGCACTCCCTATCACGGGGCTCGGCCTCCGCTTGTCTCTTTGCCAGGCATCTAAACGTGTGGCTTGAAAACGGGCCGCTTTGTTTGCGTCAGGCTGAAATTCTGGGAAAGCATCAGCCAGAACcattcagctgcttctcaggATGAGACCAGGAGGCCAAAGGCACGTCCTAGCAAGGCATGCTTCCCGAAGTGGCTCGCATGTCCCCATGCttcagagcagggagctggagcgACAGGGCGGTGACAAGGACACGCATTTTGCTGCACCACAAGAAGCCTCACATTTGGTTGACagagaaagctgagaaaaatatcACTTTATATATTCGCGGAAAAGACACTTAAGAACTTCGTTGCCAACACCATCAAAGCTTGCCTGTGCTACGCATGCTCCTTCTCGTCTCCACTTCAAGGCTGACCAAACACGCTACCTCGCCGAGCGATGCGACACCGTACAGGTGATGCGCACCCCTTAGCCAGCCCACAGCTGCTTTTACAGCCTGCTGCTCGCATACCACAGCTTCTTCTGCGCGTGTGCTATCCCTCCGCCTCAGCTGCCGGCCAGCTCCCACGCTGACTCTTGATGCGAGGCTGGCAGAGACCACGGCGAGGGCAGGATCTCACCCCGGATAATCCCCAGCAAGCGCCAAAAGCCCGAGCCCGCCTCTATCTCCCCCTCTGCGCAGCACTCGACGAAGCTCTGTGCTTCTAACTCACATGTACTGGGGACCTCCAtgctctcctcttcttcagagCCCTCGTGGCTTTCAGCCAGAGTCTCTTCGTATTTACTCCACGAGCTGTCATCGGGaccaggaaaggaaaactcTGCGCACAGGAGATAGAACAACAGGAGTTTACGCTCACGCCTCCCAGCTGCTGTACAGAGGATTTCGGGAGAGGTGGCGACATCAGGTAAGAGCCGACAGGAAAGCAGAGTCACCCCTGTACCCAAGGACAGAGCTGGCAAAACTCAACAGCAGAGGCAAGCGGAAGAGCGCAGCCACGTTTCTGCTTTCCACCTCCCCACCGAGTCCTAGGAACCTTATGGCTCACCAGTGCTGGGGTCTGTAGGGGTTTCTCCTCCCTCAGAGTCATCCTGATCCTCCACGTTGGGATCCTCTCCTTGCTCGATCCGCGACAGGAGGTCAGGCTTCGAAATGGCAGCATCTGCACGTAAGAAGAGGGtcagaacatttcctttgccCTTGCAGGAGGCTCTCCAACCTTCGCCCACCAACCTTCCTTCGCTGCTGGGGATGACGGGTAATGGAAAGAGAGGCTTAAGAAGATGCTCTCACACATCTGCACCGCTCACCTTGTCTGGGCCCTGGGAACATGAGCGGACTGCAGGAGCACACTCTGCTCAGGTGAGGAGCACCTCCCAGCCTGCAGCGTGAGGAGGAGAATAAGAAAATGCATCTGTGCTTACCTCCGggcttcctttcttctcctctctgctaAGGTCCGCGGATCCATTACAATGGGGACTTCAGCTCAGGGGCAGCGCCAGAGCTGTCAGCCAGCGGCAGCAGGGGAAGTGCCCTCCCCATGCGGTTCCCTCCAGCCCAGGATTGCCGCAGCCAGGACCGCTCCATCCTACTCGTCCGAGTCACAGGCTGCTTGCAGATTTTGGTGGGGGAAAGGGGACAATCACAATCTCTCCTACGACGGAGAGCGGAAAACTTCATTTCCAAACAAGTGTGAGCTCTGGGTATTCATTTCCACCGCTGCTCTGGTGGATCCGTTTGCCTTATGCGAGGGCCAAACCCCTAAACCTCATTACTCAAAGGAAACCTTCAGATGAAGCACAGATACATTTTTCTAAGCTCCAGGCTCAGATCCACAGATCCCCTTCAGCGGGACTGTTATGTTCCAGCACCTCTAAAGCAGGACACAGGATTGGGTTTTAAACCAGGAGAATGGGGGGCAGTATTATCCTTCACCTTTTTCCCTTGCACACAGGGACTGCAGAAGACCTCtgttcaaaaaaaataaaggaagaaaaggaaaaaaaaaaaggatgaaaggCCTAGATCGCCCAGAGTTGTACGGCAGGGTGGCGGGTGAGCCTGCACACCGGCGGCCTGAGCACAGGGAGGAGATACTTGTTTACCAGGGGCTGTGTCTGCGCTCCCACCCACTGCACGCGGACGTCCAGCCAAGGCAAGGTCATTTCTCAGAACACACGTAGGTGCTCGGAAAGGCAACGCGCTGCCCAGAGGGAATTCCCTCAGCTGGGACTGGAAGGAGCGAGCAAAGCACGTTCGTTTAGCTGCGAACGCACCGCCCTGAGCCGCTGGAGGGGAAAGCGGAAGGCAGAGCTTGCCTTcgcctgctgcttctccccaggCTCTAACCCTGGCAATACAGGAGCAGACACCGCAACAGCTCGCGCAAGAAACGTTCCCTGGGATGAGGCTGGGGTCAGAGCGAGCAccaaggcagcaggcagctgagaaaCTCGCTCTCCTCCCTTAGGAAGGGCTCTGCAGCTGAAGGACAGCAAGGGCTGGAAGGAAGCTCTGAGGCAGGGCACCCCCCTGCTACCGGTAACTGCCCTAAGCAGCGAGCGGGCTGATGCACCCAGCGCAGTGGATCTGTGGACCTTTGCATGACAAAGAAACTCCCCCCTTCCTCATCTTTACTCAGCCTGAGGGTCCTCTcgcttcccctcctcctcacGACCCAGGTGCTCGCTTGGCTCCTACCAGCCGCAGAGACCGTCAGGGGGACGGGGTCACTGCAGCGGTGCTCGTGATGTCCATCCACCGTCAAAATGAACCGGGGAGGACTGAACTAACGGCCAGGGCTGCTGGTGAAAGCCGGCATCACGCGTTCCCAGACCAGCACACCCTCCACCCTCCCCGGTCCTGCCGGGCACAGCGGTGATTCCATCCGCCAGGCCCCGGGAAAACCTGCTGCATGGGGCGGCTCAGGGCAAACCCCAGCTTGTCTTTACCCATCGAGATGACGGCCTCGTAGTTGCCTTTCATGATATGCCTGTAAAGCTCCTTCTGCCACTCGTTCAAGCTCTTCCACTCCTCCTCAGAGAAGTTAAACGAAGCATCATTGAAGGCCACGGGGACCTGCAATTAGAAGCATTGTACGCTCGGTTGTTTTGCCTCTCGAAGAAAACACCCGGCAACGTTTTCTCATTCAAACTCCTCAAGCACCGCACAGGACAGTTCTGCACAGCAACACCCGCTCCTTCCCCTGTGCCTGGCTCAGACAGCTTCACCCCTGCTCGCAAGGGACACGATGGGGTTTTCCCTCATCACCTGCCCGCACCTCGCCCCCACTCAGCTTCCTCACACTGCGGGTGCCGTCTCACGCACAGCGCCCAACACAGACTCTTTTCCCACTTCATTTTTAAACGCGGTTTCTGCTGCGATTGCCTCTGATGAGGAACCGGGGACGCGTTACCAAACCCGCCAGGCACACGGGGCTGAGCCACGCGATTCTGCACGACTGAAACACGGCTCCAGCCACGCTCAGGAGTCTGCGACCCCGCGCAGAGCAGCCGACGCGCTTTGGCAAGGAACGAATAGAACGAGCGGTGCGTAACTAACGCAAAGGGACCCGAGTGCTGGTGCTTCTCGCCGAGCAGTAAAGGAAAGACAGCGCTGCAGGGAAACAGCGTCCCGCTCAGCACCGCGGCTGCCCTGAAATGGGGCTGCGAGCGCAGGGTATGCGCAGAACAACCCGCTTTCAAGGACAGAGGACCGTTACCTTGGGGACCTCCCCCTTCGCCCCCGGGGGCAGCCGCAGGATCCAGAAGTTCCTGTTCTTCAGCAGGTTCTCCATGTTCTCCAGCCTCTTCTGCAGCTGCCCGTACTCCTGGATGAGGGTGCCCAGCGCGGTCCACTTGCTCTCCAGCTGGTTCCCAAACTCCACCGCCGTCTTCTCGCAGCCGATCAGCTTCGTTTCcgccatcctcatcctcccctCCAGGTTCATCAGCTGGGCGGCCTGGGCGTCCACCTTCCTGTCCACGGCCTGGATCTCGGTGACCAGCGTCAGGGAGATCTCGGCGGCCGGCAGCTCGGCCTCCCCGGCGGGGCCCTGCtcgggggcgggcaggggctgctccaggGCCAGCTCCTGGGACTCCATGTCCCACTCCAGgtcctgcgggggggggggggcacacgcGGCTCCGTGGGCTTCGCCGTCCCGGCGGCCACGGGACGAACGGGGCTCCGCGGGGGGAACGGGACGGGCCCGACCACCGCCGGGGGACGGGAgacggggccgggccggggcagggggcggTGGGGGGCGGAGGTGGCGGCGGCAGCGCTTACCTGAGCGGGGGCCCAGTCGGCCATGGCCCtgcggggcgcggcgggcggcggcggcggcgggagcggcaGCGGAGCGGGCAGCGGCGCGGGCCCGGCGCCTCCTCAGCAGCGGCGGGGCAGAGCGGCCATGCCGAGAGCGCGGCGCACGCTgggagcggcggcgggcggcgccgcAGCGACACCTAGCGGCGGGCGGACCGCCCAGCATCGGGAAAAGCGGCGgagcgggaggggagggggacagggacaaccgctgccgcggccccggccccgccgttGATTGGGCGACGGCTCGGCCAATCCGCGAGGCGCCCGCTGGCGGCGGCCCAATAGCTGGGTAGAGCGGAgaggggaggggcggggcgtcGCGCGCGCGGGCGTGCCGGTACGCGCGCTCCCGCCGCCGGCAGCGGGGCCGCGCGgggcggggacggggacggggacggggacggcggggccggggctgcacCGGGCCCGGCCTGACCCGACCGAGCGGGAGCGGCCGGGGCCCGGCCCAGGTACGGCATCGGCatcggcaccggcaccggcgcGTCACCGCGGCCCCACCGGAGCTCGACGGCCCCGGCCGCTCCCCACAGGCGGCCCTGCGGCCGATGCCCCGTCCCCCTGCCCGCGACGCGGGGTCGCTGCCGGCCCGGCGCAACATTCAGCCACCGCCGTCCCTTCCCGCAGGTGAGGCCTCGCCGGAAGCGGCACCGGGAGCAGCCGCCGCGTCCCCCCGAGGACCGGGACGGTGCCGGTGCCATGAAGGAGGACTGCGAGCGCCCCGTCGCCCTGGGTGAGGCACGGGGGGTCCTGCCCGGCGCCAGCCCTGGTCACGGCCTGGCACTGGCCCGGTGGGTGGCGGGAGCAGGCGGCCACGGGGCAGCTCCGGGGTCACCGCGGGACTGtgggtgtccccgtccccacggGAGAGCCGTAGCGGGGAACGCCAGCCCAGGCCCATCGCGACCGGCTGCTGTGGTGCTGCACGGTGGCATCCCCGGCAGCATCACCGGTGGCATCACCGGCGGCATCACCGGCCATCCCTGCTCTTGTCTCCGTGACAGGTTACGCCGTCACCAAGCCGGACATCCTGGCCGAGGTGGAGcgaggggaggaggcggcggcagcggggcgctACGGGGAGCACCGGAGCCCCCAGCCGCGTGCGGCGCCCGCCGGCCCCTCCCAGGGTGAGCGGGACACCGGGGGCCGGGTGGGAGCGGGGCTCGGGTGGCGGGCCGAATCCTGCCGAACCGGAGGGGTTTGGTCCCGCGGGATTCCCGGCGAGGGGGCCGCTCCCCAACGCGCTCCTGTCTCCGCAGGGCACTGGCTGGGCAAGGAGGTGAAGAGCGAGGAGGGGGCGTCCCCGCCGCCGGGCTCCCCCCTGTCCCACCGTGCCGGCCCCGGCGACTTCCCCGCCCCACTGCGGGAACGGGGCTGCAGCTACTGCGGCGTCCCCGAGCCGGAGCCGAATCCCGGTGCCGGTAACGGGGGATTCGTCCCCCCGCCGCACGCCTTTGAGAGCCGCCGTTGCCGACCGGGGGAGCCGCCGCTCGAGTGCGCCGAGTGCGGCCGAGGCTTCGGGCAGAAGCCGGACCTGGTGCGGCACCGGCTGGCACACGGCGGGGAGCGTGTCTACGCCTGCGGCCGCTGCGGGAGAGGCTTCGCCGAGCCAGCGAGGCTGGGGGCCGCCGTCAGCCCCTGCCGCCCTGCCCACTGCGCCGGCCGCTCCCCGGGGATGGGAGAGGGGGGGACGGCAGCACCGCGGAAGGAGCGGAAGGAGCTGTCGCTGACAGAGAAGGTGCGGGtgctggagatgctggaggGCCCCAAGGTGTCGCAGAGCGAGCTGGCCAAGCGCTTCGGGGTGTCGCAGCCTCAGATCTGCCGCATCATCAAGAACAAGGAGCGGATCCTGAATGAGTGGCACCGCAACGGCGACCCCGAGCGCAAACGCAAGCGGGAAGGGAAGGACGCAGCGCTCGAGGCCGCCCTGCTGCGCTGGGTGGAGGGCGCCCGTGCCACCGACCTGCCCGTCAGCGGCCCGCTCCTCCAGCTCAAGGCCAAACACCTCGCCGAGGCGCTGGGCCGGCCCGACCCCGAGCCCAGCGGCGGCTGGCTGGCTCGTTTCGGGGCGCGCCACAACCTCACCTTCAAGAAACCGCTGGCGGAGAAAGGGGACGCGGAACAGCCCACGGCCGAGCACTGGGCCGGTGTGGTGCTGCCCGGCCTCCTCCGCAGCTACGTGCCCTCCGAGATCTACGTCTGCGGGGAGACGGGGGTCCTCTTCCCAGCCGCCTCCCCCGGCAATGGCGAGAGCGCCGGCGACCGGCTGACGCTCCTGCTCTGCGCCAACGCCGACGGCTCGGAGAAAGTCCCGCTGCGGGCGGTGGGGGagagcccccggccccgctgcctgcgTGGCGTCAACCTGGCGCAGATGCCTTGGAGCTACCGCGGCGGCAGCCCGGCCGGCGTGACGGCCCCCCTCTTTGCCGAGTGGCTGCGGGAGTTCAACGAAGGGATGCggcagcaggggaagagcatcGTCCTCCTCCTCGCCAAGCACGAGGCGCACCCCTACCTCCAGCTCTCCAACGTCAGGATGGTCTTCGTCCCGCCGGCCACCGCCCTGGCCCAGCCCCTGGACCGCGGCATCGCCAGCGACCTCAAGGGCCACTACCGGCGCCGGTTGCTGCGGCGGTTGCCGGCGGAGCACGGCACGGGGCAGCCGACCCTCCTGGATGCCCTGCACATGCTGGCGCAAGCCTGGGGTGACGTGCGCCCGGGGCTCATCGCTAGCTGCTTCCGTGCCGCCGGCTTCAGCCCCGACGCCGGCGCCGAGGCCCCGACCCTCGCCCTGGCGCCCGGCCAGGAGCAGCCGGAGCACCGCACGCCGACGGACGAGGAGCTGGAGCGCGACGGGGAGCCGGCGGAGGCAGACGGGGACGAGGGGACGGTGGAGGGCGAGGACGTGCAGCCCTGCCCCTCGGAGCGGGAGGTCTGGGGGAGCCTGGCCACGCTGCGGCGGTACCTGGAGTGCCGGGCCACCTCGCCGGACCTCTTCCAGGCCTTCTACGAGCTGGAGGATGTGGTGCACGTGGTGTCAGCCGGCGCCAGGCAAGCCCTCATCAGCGACACCCCTCCCAAGCAGTGAGCGGAGTGGCCAGTACGTGCCCAAACCCGCTCGTGCCCGGGCTGGGGACCGGTGGTCATCGGGGCCGTCACCGGACTGGCCCAGCCACCGTCCCCTGCGGCGCTGCCAGCTGAGTTGTGCCGTGGGATTGCTGTGGGTCCGCGTGGCTCGGGGGCAAAGGGGTGCCCGGCGGGGAGCGCCGTgcgggggggctgcagagcccctACGCTCTGGGTGTCATCCAtcggggcagcgccgggggcaCGGACCTGCTGCCGAAACCTTCTCCCGgggggtggcttctgcagcCGGCGGGAGCTGGCGTGGAGCTGCCCCCAGGGGGGAAATTGCCCTGAGTGGGGTTATTGTGtttgctgggggtgggggaagtgGGGTGTGCTGGCGTGTCCCCGTGCCGGGGGCAGTGGCTCCTTCCCGTGAGCGTTTGGGGGCACCGGGTGCCACCGGCTGCTGTCACCACGTGGCGCCTGGAGGTTTGCAGCAGGCATTAAAAAGGCAGAATTCAGCAAAGCGCAGCGCGCGTGGCGGTTGTAATGTTTTAACGTCACATCCAGCCCCGCCGTGGGCCGGGTAGAGCCCCCGTGCTCCCCCAGGGCTGCCGGGAGCAGCGGGGCCACCCCAAACCTCTCGTTCCCCTCCCTCACCCTGCCTTGGGGACACAGACCCCCCGGCCCCGTGACAGCACAGCCTCTCCTGGGCCCTCGCAGCACCCCAACCCGCGTCGTCCCCACCCGGGTGCCAGGGCCACGGGCGGCACCCACGGAGCAGCACCCACGGGCGGCGGGGCCCTGGCTGACGACCCTGTCGTGGCTGTTAATTAGGAACCCGGGGCTGGACGCCGGCGGTGCCGGGCTGTGCCAGCCTCCGTGTCCCACGCGGTGCGGATGGCACCCATGTGCACCCTGGGGGTCCCctacacccccacccccccgtgtACACTGGACTGCATGCCCTAACAGGCACCCACCGTGCACCCTGTCCCTGGCACGCCGGCCGCCGCTGCACCAGGGTCCCCGAGGCGGGACGGGGCGCAGGGACGACCCCCCACGTGTGCATGGAGAACCAGGCGCAGCTGGAGGCCACCAGGCTGGGCTGTAGCCCGCGGCGGGGACAGACGTGTCCCCACGGCGCCGTGGCACCCGGGGGTGCTCTGCACCCAGCCCTCACAGCCACCCCTGCGGAGGGGACCCCGGCCAGGACCCAGGGGAAGGGTGAGCAGAGGTGCCCGGGGGGGAGGTGCCCTTTGGGGCACACGAGAGGTGCTCGTTGGGGTGTCCAGGGTGGGGGGCCCATCGGGGCGCCCGCGGCAGGGTGCCCATTGGGACGCAGCGAGCGGTGCATGTGAGGGGGACCCA comes from Grus americana isolate bGruAme1 chromosome 2, bGruAme1.mat, whole genome shotgun sequence and encodes:
- the LOC129203617 gene encoding tigger transposable element-derived protein 3-like isoform X1, translated to MPRPPARDAGSLPARRNIQPPPSLPAGYAVTKPDILAEVERGEEAAAAGRYGEHRSPQPRAAPAGPSQGHWLGKEVKSEEGASPPPGSPLSHRAGPGDFPAPLRERGCSYCGVPEPEPNPGAGNGGFVPPPHAFESRRCRPGEPPLECAECGRGFGQKPDLVRHRLAHGGERVYACGRCGRGFAEPARLGAAVSPCRPAHCAGRSPGMGEGGTAAPRKERKELSLTEKVRVLEMLEGPKVSQSELAKRFGVSQPQICRIIKNKERILNEWHRNGDPERKRKREGKDAALEAALLRWVEGARATDLPVSGPLLQLKAKHLAEALGRPDPEPSGGWLARFGARHNLTFKKPLAEKGDAEQPTAEHWAGVVLPGLLRSYVPSEIYVCGETGVLFPAASPGNGESAGDRLTLLLCANADGSEKVPLRAVGESPRPRCLRGVNLAQMPWSYRGGSPAGVTAPLFAEWLREFNEGMRQQGKSIVLLLAKHEAHPYLQLSNVRMVFVPPATALAQPLDRGIASDLKGHYRRRLLRRLPAEHGTGQPTLLDALHMLAQAWGDVRPGLIASCFRAAGFSPDAGAEAPTLALAPGQEQPEHRTPTDEELERDGEPAEADGDEGTVEGEDVQPCPSEREVWGSLATLRRYLECRATSPDLFQAFYELEDVVHVVSAGARQALISDTPPKQ
- the LOC129203617 gene encoding tigger transposable element-derived protein 3-like isoform X2, with the protein product MKEDCERPVALGYAVTKPDILAEVERGEEAAAAGRYGEHRSPQPRAAPAGPSQGHWLGKEVKSEEGASPPPGSPLSHRAGPGDFPAPLRERGCSYCGVPEPEPNPGAGNGGFVPPPHAFESRRCRPGEPPLECAECGRGFGQKPDLVRHRLAHGGERVYACGRCGRGFAEPARLGAAVSPCRPAHCAGRSPGMGEGGTAAPRKERKELSLTEKVRVLEMLEGPKVSQSELAKRFGVSQPQICRIIKNKERILNEWHRNGDPERKRKREGKDAALEAALLRWVEGARATDLPVSGPLLQLKAKHLAEALGRPDPEPSGGWLARFGARHNLTFKKPLAEKGDAEQPTAEHWAGVVLPGLLRSYVPSEIYVCGETGVLFPAASPGNGESAGDRLTLLLCANADGSEKVPLRAVGESPRPRCLRGVNLAQMPWSYRGGSPAGVTAPLFAEWLREFNEGMRQQGKSIVLLLAKHEAHPYLQLSNVRMVFVPPATALAQPLDRGIASDLKGHYRRRLLRRLPAEHGTGQPTLLDALHMLAQAWGDVRPGLIASCFRAAGFSPDAGAEAPTLALAPGQEQPEHRTPTDEELERDGEPAEADGDEGTVEGEDVQPCPSEREVWGSLATLRRYLECRATSPDLFQAFYELEDVVHVVSAGARQALISDTPPKQ